Proteins encoded in a region of the Phocoena phocoena chromosome X, mPhoPho1.1, whole genome shotgun sequence genome:
- the ARMCX4 gene encoding armadillo repeat-containing X-linked protein 4: MGRVQEVGWVTAGLMIWAGACYCIYRLTKGRAQSVRRLARNGSRVKMETVVGIQNQTLAMCEAMVGTEIETRSKPKTGAETGAGGGAGAEVETNTTATARIKANSQAKAWAEAETETQSEAKTVAGTVVITEAMILTEAKASEVAMKEAVTQTDSESGRLVKKEAVTQTKAKAWALGARAETKKEAMTQTKAETRILAEKETEMNRVMVTQNEALAVIREVAKMGTINKIGSVAETKLRALEETVSVAKTQSEARSGTSVDAKGNHNTKSKAESGADMKSCALSQAVAKMQVDDMLGTGVEAKGNCKTASQAGSVADMRASAQSQIVAKTEAVPGAMVDAGVNTNAMCEAGVGAGTSASTQSQTVTKKQAETMSSARVDDRGNNNVTSKAMTGADTRAAAQPQAVASAQAEATSDARGKGRGNSNAISKVGVGTDTESYTQPQPKANVQADALPDDRIKAQGNANTKSKEEDGTDTKAQSQTSTKSQAEALPSTRGKARGKAKGKCKAGVGADMKTCAQPQAGVKAQAEIFPDSRTDGRGDPDTISGAGAKAELRACGQPQEMASSQGEALPGAKKKVQDNPNAVSKSGAGPHAKSSAQPQAMANTQGEALPGVKNKVRGNPNTVSKAGTGQDTKGSAQSETDTTSTAQPQAVASSQGEALCGTKNKIQGNPNAVSKAGTGSDTKNSAQPQAVANSQGETLPGVKIKVRSNLNAVSKAGAGPDTKGSAQPQTDTTGSAQPQAVANSWGEALSATKNKVRGNPNAMSKAGAGPDSTCSAQPQTDTANTVQPQSVANSQGEVLPGAKNKVRGNPNDVSKVGSGPDTVGSVQPQAESNSQGEALPGARNKVRGNPNAVSKVGSGPDTKGSAQPQAAANSQGETLYGTKNKVRGNPNAVSKVGSKTDTKGSAQPQAAASSLGEALCGTKNKVRANPSAVPKAGAGPDTADSAQPQTDKTGSTQPQAVASSQGDALLGARSKVKGNPNAVSKAGTGPGTTGSAPPQAVANSQGEALLGARSKVRGNHVAESKVEAGACTMGSDQRQSVAHSQSKTSYGAKDKAMRKSEAEATGDASVKPKPKAKATPTSESEGGAGTQACKKSQPKVHDYYWNGIGVEDWIASERWIKFRFQARDGYWENSMSWADDENEANVESWSAARGENEVGIQSWAGAGDQTSGGLWAGSHASEQSWAGNKAVGGSWTVAENQASGASWAGTGNQAVVVPWNGAQASESSWAGGQASGVSWTGGETIGVSWTVVENQANGASWAGATAGNVVNIGYWAVAVDQATGGSWILTSDLSGGASWVGTSDLSGGGSKPRLEHQTNENVSWAGAGLGPENQSSGRAWADTADQASGGSGLGLVDESSGGSWASGGSWTGTRDQPGGGSQPGFKDQVSEEESLAGAGSQAGGGTRLGPEDQSSGGSWADSGDQASGGFLVGAVDQANEGSWVGPGHQAGGETKPIYEDQAKSGRVSWADSGGQASGGSTLGPRDQSVGDSWAGIGDQASGGSRPVLKDQFTGWFYACSGSQANTGGSWVGASGQAIGGPGLGPMNQSSGGSWADTGSQVSGGSWAGAGDQAGSCSKPGFEDQASGGAFWSGAQDHAIGGSSPGLADQASGGSWVGTGSQASGRSWIVAGNQAGSCSKPGFEDQASGGASWAGTGDQACGKSWAGSKPGNEASRGSSLGPEEQESGGSWARPGDQTSRRSQVSAGTEANEGSWFGAGSEASTGSWFWRGEEAGIVSSSGDKNEASIESSSVVREEAIISSRFGAENKNSIGSWIRSDEAACMDSCVGAEAGAGVGAEVRQESWLWDGDTATTGSRLGVGEEAGMGSWTLAGDVDEDELSRASSPDIEEISLRSLFWAESENSNAFRSKREKDVNFEHRAGDKASTKDKLEAAGGVDVKSCFWDSNENRSEDKSAPKTKAKKSAESRVTYPSMVPGAGMGSWAGAMIWTEMKFPYQNESCFPPEDELRKQIRSGEKTQPWACRCRHETNMDPRELEKLICMIEMTEDPSIHEIANNALYNSRDYPFSHEVIRNAGRISIIEGLLNNPYPSVRQKALNALNNISVAAENHRKVKTYLNQVCEDTITYPLNSNVQLAGLRLIKHLTIISEYQHMVTNYISEFLRLLTVGSGETKDHILGMLLNFSKNPSMTKDLLIANAPASLINIFSKKETKENILNALSLFENINYHFKRRAKVFTQDKFSKNSLYFIFQRPKACAKKLRVLAAEYNDPEVKERVELLLSKL, encoded by the exons ATGGGTCGTGTTCAGGAAGTGGGCTGGGTGACCGCAGGACTGATGATCTGGGCTGGTGCTTGCTACTGCATTTACAGATTAACCAAGGGAAGAGCCCAGAGTGTGAGGAGACTTGCCAGAAATGGGTCCAGAGTCAAAATGGAGACTGTGGTTGGGATACAGAACCAGACCTTGGCGATGTGTGAAGCCATGGTTGGGACAGAGATTGAGACTAGATCCAAGCCCAAGACTGGAGCAGAAACTGGagcaggaggtggggctggggctgaaGTAGAGACTAATACCACTGCTACAGCCAGAATCAAAGCCAACTCTCAAGCCAAGGCATGGGccgaggcagagacagagacccAATCTGAGGCCAAGACAGTGGCTGGAACAGTGGTCATAACAGAGGCAATGATTCTGACTGAGGCCAAAGCCAGTGAAGTGGCCATGAAAGAAGCAGTGACCCAAACTGACTCTGAGTCTGGGAGACTAGTCAAGAAAGAGGCAGTGACCCAGACCAAGGCTAAAGCTTGGGCACTTGGTGCTAGGGCAGAGACCAAGAAAGAAGCAATGACCCAGACCAAAGCAGAAACTCGTATATTGgctgaaaaagagacagaaatgaaCAGAGTGATGGTGACACAGAATGAGGCCTTGGCAGTAATCAGGGAAGTGGCCAAGATGGGTACCATAAACAAGATTGGAAGTGTGGCTGAGACCAAGTTGAGAGCCCTGGAAGAGACTGTGAGTGTGGCCAAGACTCAGTCTGAGGCCAGGTCTGGTACCTCAGTTGATGCTAAGGGAAATCATAACACCAAGTCCAAGGCAGAATCTGGAGCAGACATGAAGTCCTGTGCACTGTCTCAGGCTGTGGCCAAGATGCAGGTTGACGACATGCTTGGTACTGGGGTTGAGGCCAAGGGGAATTGCAAAACTGCGTCTCAGGCAGGGTCTGTGGCAGATATGAGGGCTTCTGCTCAGTCTCAGATTGTAGCCAAGACTGAAGCTGTGCCTGGGGCAATGGTTGATGCTGGGGTTAATACCAATGCCATGTGTGAGGCAGGGGTTGGGGCAGGTACAAGTGCTTCTACACAATCTCAGACTGTGACCAAGAAACAGGCTGAGACAATGTCTAGTGCCAGGGTTGATGATAGGGGAAATAACAATGTCACATCTAAGGCAATGACTGGAGCTGACACGAGGGCTGCCGCTCAGCCTCAAGCTGTAGCCAGTGCTCAGGCTGAGGCTACGTCTGATGCCAGGGGTAAGGGTAGAGGCAATTCCAATGCCATATCTAAGGTGGGGGTTGGGACAGACACTGAGTCCTATACACAGCCTCAGCCTAAGGCCAATGTCCAGGCTGATGCCTTGCCTGATGACAGGATTAAGGCTCAGGGCAATGCCAACACCAAGTCTAAAGAAGAGGATGGGACAGACACAAAGGCACAGTCTCAGACTTCCACTAAGAGCCAGGCTGAGGCTCTACCTAGTACCAGAGGTAAAGCTAGGGGCAAAGCCAAAGGCAAGTGTAAGGCAGGGGTCGGAGCAGACATGAAAACCTGTGCACAGCCTCAAGCTGGGGTCAAGGCCCAAGCTGAAATTTTCCCTGATTCCAGGACTGATGGCAGGGGTGATCCTGATACCATTTCTGGGGCAGGGGCTAAGGCAGAACTAAGGGCCTGTGGTCAGCCTCAGGAAATGGCCAGTTCCCAGGGCGAGGCCTTGCCTGGTGCCAAGAAGAAGGTCCAGGACAATCCCAATGCTGTGTCTAAGTCAGGGGCTGGGCCACATGCAAAGAGCTCTGCACAGCCCCAGGCTATGGCCAATACCCAAGGGGAAGCCTTGCCTGGTGTCAAGAATAAAGTCCGGGGCAATCCCAATACTGTGTCTAAGGCAGGTACTGGGCAAGATACAAAGGGCTCTGCCCAGTCTGAAACAGATACAACAAGCACTGCTCAGCCCCAGGCTGTGGCCAGTTCTCAGGGTGAGGCCTTGTGTGGTACTAAGAATAAGATCCAGGGCAATCCTAATGCTGTGTCTAAAGCAGGGACTGGATCAGATACAAAGAACTCTGCCCAGCCCCAAGCTGTGGCCAATTCCCAAGGTGAGACTTTGCCTGGTGTCAAGATTAAAGTCAGGAGCAATCTCAATGCTGTGTCTAAGGCGGGGGCTGGGCCAGATACAAAGGGCTCTGCCCAGCCTCAAACAGATACAACAGGCTCTGCTCAGCCCCAGGCTGTGGCCAATTCCTGGGGTGAAGCCTTGTCTGCTACTAAGAATAAGGTCCGGGGCAATCCCAATGCTATGTCTAAAGCAGGGGCTGGGCCAGATTCAACGTGTTCTGCCCAGCCTCAAACAGATACAGCAAACACTGTCCAGCCCCAATCAGTGGCCAATTCTCAGGGTGAGGTCTTGCCTGGTGCCAAGAATAAGGTCAGGGGTAATCCCAATGATGTGTCTAAGGTAGGGTCTGGGCCAGATACAGTGGGCTCTGTTCAGCCCCAAGCTGAGTCTAATTCCCAAGGTGAAGCCTTACCTGGTGCCAGAAATAAGGTCCGGGGCAATCCCAATGCTGTGTCTAAGGTAGGGTCTGGGCCAGATACAAAGGGCTCTGCCCAGCCCCAGGCTGCAGCCAATTCCCAGGGTGAGACCTTATATGGTACTAAGAATAAGGTCCGGGGCAATCCCAATGCTGTGTCTAAGGTAGGGTCTAAGACAGATACGAAGGGCTCTGCTCAGCCCCAGGCTGCAGCCAGTTCCCTGGGTGAGGCCTTGTGTGGTACTAAGAATAAGGTCCGGGCTAATCCCAGTGCTGTGCCTaaggcaggggctgggccagATACAGCAGACTCTGCCCAGCCTCAGACAGATAAAACAGGCTCTACTCAGCCCCAGGCTGTGGCCAGTTCCCAGGGTGACGCCTTGCTTGGTGCCAGGAGTAAGGTCAAGGGCAATCCCAATGCTGTGTCTAAAGCAGGGACTGGACCAGGTACAACAggctctgccccaccccaggctgtgGCCAATTCCCAGGGTGAGGCCTTGCTTGGTGCCAGGAGTAAGGTTAGGGGCAATCATGTTGCTGAGTCTAAGGTAGAGGCTGGTGCATGTACGATGGGCTCTGACCAGCGTCAGTCTGTAGCCCATTCCCAGAGTAAGACCTCGTATGGGGCAAAGGACAAGGCTATGCGTAAGTCTGAGGCAGAAGCCACAGGAGATGCCTCTGTAAAGCCAAAGCCGAAGGCTAAGGCCACGCCCACTTCTGAGAGTGAGGGTGGGGCAGGCACTCAGGCCTGCAAAAAGTCTCAGCCTAAGGTCCATGACTACTACTGGAATGGGATTGGTGTTGAGGACTGGATTGCTTCTGAGCGGTGGATCAAATTTAGGTTTCAGGCTAGGGATGGATACTGGGAGAATAGCATGTCCTGGGCTGATGATGAGAATGAAGCCAATGTTGAATCCTGGAGTGCAGCTAGGGGTGAGAATGAGGTTGGTATTCAATcctgggctggagctggggaCCAGACCAGTGGAGGGCTCTGGGCTGGGAGTCATGCCAGTGAACAGTCCTGG GCTGGGAACAAGGCTGTTGGAGGGTCCTGGACTGTGGCTGAGAACCAGGCTAGTGGGGCTTCTTGGGCTGGCACTGGCAACCAGGCTGTTGTGGTGCCCTGGAATGGAGCTCAGGCCAGTGAGAGTtcctgggctgggggccaggccaGTGGGGTATCCTGGACTGGGGGAGAGACCATTGGAGTGTCCTGGACTGTGGTTGAGAATCAGGCCAATGGAGCAtcctgggctggg GCTACAGCTGGGAATGTGGTTAACATTGGGTACTGGGCTGTGGCTGTGGACCAGGCTACTGGAGGGTCCTGGATTCTGACTAGTGATCTTTCTGGCGGTGCATCCTGGGTTGGGACTAGTGATTTGTCTGGTGGTGGATCCAAGCCTAGACTTGAGCATCAGACCAATGAAAATGTGTCCTGggctggagctgggctggggcctgaAAACCAGTCCAGTGGAAGGGCCTGGGCTGACACTGCAGACCAAGCCAGTGGAGGGTCTGGGCTAGGGCTTGTGGATGAGTCCAGTGGTGGGTCCTGG GCCAGTGGGGGTTCTTGGACTGGGACTCGTGATCAGCCTGGTGGTGGGTCCCAGCCTGGATTTAAGGATCAGGTCAGTGAAGAAGAGTCTTTGGCTGGGGCTGGTAGCCAGGCTGGTGGAGGGACTAGGTTGGGGCCTGAGGACCAGTCCAGTGGAGGATCTTGGGCTGACTCTGGGGACCAAGCCAGTGGAGGTTTCTTGGTTGGGGCTGTGGACCAGGCCAATGAAGGGTCCTGGGTTGGACCTGGGCATCAGGCTGGTGGTGAGACAAAGCCTATATATGAGGATCAGGCCAAATCTGGAAGAGTGTCTTGGGCTGACAGTGGGGGCCAGGCTAGTGGAGGGTCTACACTGGGGCCCAGGGACCAGTCCGTTGGAGATTCTTGGGCTGGCATTGGGGACCAGGCCAGTGGAGGATCCAGGCCAGTGCTCAAGGATCAGTTCACTGGATGGTTCTATGCTTGCAGTGGGAGTCAGGCCAATACAGGAGGTTCCTGGGTTGGGGCTAGTGGCCAGGCCATTGGAGGGCCTGGGCTTGGGCCCATGAACCAGTCCAGTGGTGGGTCCTGGGCTGATACTGGGAGTCAGGTCAGTGGAGGGtcttgggctggggctggggatcaGGCTGGTAGCTGTTCCAAACCTGGATTTGAGGATCAGGCCAGTGGAGGAGCGTTCTGGTCTGGTGCTCAGGACCATGCCATTGGAGGGTCTAGTCCAGGGCTTGCAGACCAGGCCAGTGGTGGGTCCTGGGTTGGTACTGGGAGTCAGGCCAGTGGAAGGTCCTGGATTGTGGCTGGGAATCAAGCTGGTAGCTGTTCCAAACCTGGGTTTGAGGATCAGGCCAGTGGAGGAGCCTCCTGGGCTGGCACTGGGGATCAGGCTTGTGGAAAATCCTGGGCTGGGTCTAAGCCTGGGAATGAGGCCAGTAGAGGGTCTAGCTTAGGGCCTGAAGAGCAGGAAAGTGGAGGTTCCTGGGCTAGGCCTGGAGACCAGACCAGTAGAAGGTCTCAGGTGAGTGCTGGGACAGAGGCCAATGAAGGATCCTGGtttggggctgggagtgaggctaGTACAGGGTCTTGGTTCTGGAGAGGGGAAGAAGCTGGTATTGTGTCTAGCTCTGGAGATAAAAATGAGGCCAGTATTGAATCCAGCTCAGTGGTTAGGGAAGAGGCTATCATTAGTTCTAGATTTGGGGCTGAGAACAAAAACAGTATTGGGTCCTGGATCAGATCTGATGAGGCTGCCTGTATGGATTCCTGTgtgggggctgaggctggggctggggttggggctgAGGTCAGGCAGGAGTCTTGGCTCTGGGATGGAGATACAGCCACTACAGGGTCTAGGCTTGGGGTTGGGGAAGAGGCTGGCATGGGGTCCTGGACTTTGGCTGGAGATGTAGATGAGGATGAGCTAAGTAGAGCATCCAGCCCTGATATTGAGGAGATAAGTTTAAGGTCCTTGTTTTGGGCTGAGAGTGAGAACAGTAATGCATTCAGATCGAAGCGTGAGAAAGATGTCAATTTTGAGCATAGGGCTGGAGATAAGGCCAGCACCAAGGATAAGCTTGAAGCTGCTGGTGGAGTCGATGTAAAGTCTTGTTTCTGGGATAGTAATGAAAACAGAAGTGAGGACAAATCTGCACCTAAGACTAAAGCCAAAAAGTCAGCTGAGTCAAGAGTCACATATCCATCTATGGTCCCTGGGGCAGGAATGGGGTCATGGGCGGGAGCCATGATCTGGACAGAAATGAAATTTCCATATCAAAATGAATCCTGCTTCCCACCTGAAGATGAGCTCAGAAAGCAGATCAGGTCTGGGGAGAAAACTCAGCCTTGGGCCTGCCGCTGTAGACATGAAACTAATATGGATCCACGAGAGCTTGAAAAACTCATTTGCATGATTGAGATGACTGAAGATCCTTCTATTCATGAAATAGCCAATAATGCTCTGTATAACAGCCGTGATTACCCATTCTCCCATGAAGTCATTCGTAATGCAGGTAGAATCTCAATCATTGAAGGCTTGCTCAATAATCCCTACCCCAGTGTTAGGCAGAAGGCTTTAAATGCACTGAATAACATCTCGGTGGCTGCTGAAAATCACAGGAAGGTTAAAACATACTTAAACCAAGTATGTGAAGACACCATCACCTACCCCTTGAATTCAAATGTGCAGCTGGCTGGATTGAGATTGATAAAGCACCTGACTATTATTAGTGAATATCAGCATATGGTTACAAATTACATTTCAGAATTTCTTCGTTTGTTAACTGTGGGAAGTGGAGAAACTAAAGACCATATTTTGGGAAtgcttttaaatttctctaaaaaTCCATCTATGACAAAAGACTTGCTCATTGCCAATGCACCAGCATCACTGATTAATATCTTTAGcaagaaagagacaaaggaaaatattcttaATGCTCTTTcactatttgaaaatataaattaccattttaaaagaagagcaaaagtATTTACCCAGGACAAGTTCAGTAAAAATTCCCTTTATTTCATATTCCAACGACCTAAAGCATGTGCCAAGAAACTTCGAGTCTTAGCAGCAGAATACAATGACCCTGAGGTGAAAGAAAGAGTTGAGCTATTATTAAGTAAACTCTGA
- the LOC136142735 gene encoding LOW QUALITY PROTEIN: large ribosomal subunit protein uL14-like (The sequence of the model RefSeq protein was modified relative to this genomic sequence to represent the inferred CDS: inserted 1 base in 1 codon), producing MSKRGRGGSSGAKFRISLGLLVGAVINCADNTGAKNLYIISVKGIKGRLNRLPAAGVGDMVMAIVKKGKAELRKKVHPAVVIRQRKSHRRKDGVFXYFEDNAGVIVNNKGEMKSSAITGPVAKECADLWPRIASDAGSIA from the exons ATGTCGAAGCGAGGACGTGGTGGGTCCTCTGGTGCGAAATTCCGGATTTCCTTGGGTCTTCTGGTTGGAGCCGTGATCAACTGTGCTGACAACACAGGAGCCAAAAATCTGTATATCATCTCTGTGAAGGGGATCAAGGGACGACTGAATAGACTTCCTGCTGCTGGTGTGGGTGACATGGTGATGGCCATAGTCAAGAAAGGCAAAGCAGAGCTCAGAAAGAAGGTACATCCAGCAGTGGTAATTCGACAACGAAAGTCACACCGGAGAAAAGATGGTGTGT CTTATTTTGAAGATAACGCAGGGGTCATAGTAAACAATAAAGGCGAGATGAAAAGTTCTGCCATCACAGGACCAGTTGCAAAGGAATGTGCAGACTTGTGGCCCAGGATTGCATCCGATGCTGGCAGCATTGCATGA